Genomic window (Ictalurus furcatus strain D&B chromosome 26, Billie_1.0, whole genome shotgun sequence):
agtttaatacacacaaaaaaacagcaaagaacagcttaaaacagtaaactttTATTACGGCTTGTCCGAGACAAGCCATAGGAAGAAATGtttgcatataagttcatgaccctaaatgaggaaaaaaaatattaaaaaaaagtttaaaaatatatatatattattaaataatattattattaaatatatattaaaaaggataacAGAGagtaaccagtatttcagacatctcaaatgtggaaatgggtcaaaatATAATAAGCATAATATAATAGGGGGGTTAAAAAGGTTTtatgtgttatgttttatggGGTAATTaagacacatacatacatatttggcAACCCTTCATAACTTTCAGTAATGCACTGCGATGTACTTGATCTACTCATGCACTGATTGTGGTGGTTATGAATGCTAacattgaatgtgtgtgtgtgtgtgtgtgtgtgtgtgtgtgtgtgtgtgtgtgtgtgtgtgtgtaggagtgtttCTGCGGTGGCTCTGTATCAGTGCCAGAGATTGAGGGAGTGCTCTGGCTGAAGGATGATGGGAAAAAGTCATGGAAGAAGCGCTACTTCTTACTACGAGCGTCTGGCATTTACTTTGTGCCTAAGGGCAAggccaaggtgtgtgtgtttgtgtgtgtgtgtgtttgtgtgtgtgtgtgttatcacatattttattactcttttttttatttttttttatcactgtgtgtgtgtaagggacaGTGAGCCAAATGAGTTTCTCAGTGGTATTTCCTGTTTATGGATCCACTTAACATAGTGTAAACCATATGCTGCCTGGTACTGGGTCTGTCTACTTTAACCCATTggaaatatatacacacgtattcatcttttttttctcaaagcCCAGCCATGTTTTCCTTACATTTACTCTGAGATCACTTTAGAGTGTAGCTTTTCCTTCaggtattttatgtatttatacgTCCCTAGTGTCACATTACCTTCATTCCAATTAATAACTGTAATGgagtaatataaaaaaaaaaaaaaaaaaaagaatgacatcATATTTTATGGTTTCTCCTCCAGGCCTCTAAAGACTTGGTGTGCTTCCTGCAACTGGatcatgtaaatgtttattacgGACAAGACTACCGGAGCAAGTATAAGGCTCCCACTGACTACTGCCTCGCCCTCaaggtgtgcgtgcgtgcgtgcgtgcgtgcgcgtgtgtgtgtgtgtgtgtgtgtgtgtgtgtgttgggtgagAAAGAAATCTCATTCAATGCCAGTATCCTGTACATCAGCTTTAAGATCAATCTATGTATGCCTGTAAATGGTCCCTTGGGTTTGACACTGAAACATCCTGTGTGTTGTAATATCATTAGTCCTCCatttcagctctctctctcaggactgTCATATATCAGAGCCATCCTCCTGCTTGCCAGATATCACATCATTTAGCTGTTAGTCATGCCAGACGTGCTTTTTATACCTTTTTACACGTTTATGGAAAGTGCCAAGTAACATCCTATAAAATTCCAAATGTTTATATCagacttgtgtgttatattgaaAATAAggtttgaagtaaaaaaaaaaaaaaaaaaaaagattcatgaTAATGTAGATCAGACCAATCCAAGAACAGTCTTAATGGGCGTGGCCTGTTATTCTAATTAATGCGCTTGATCACTTGGCATTGGCAACCCTCCACGTACTTTGTTACTCAAGCAGAACTAAACACAAATGTACATGCAATGTGGGGGTGCACCAACCTACTGACGCTAATATTTGAGAACATTTAAGGGTCGTGGTGGTTTTCTATTaggataaataataaattacaggtccagacacacacaacatacaatGCTACATTTGAATGAACATGTAATTTTCAGAAAAACTGTATGGTTGGGACGAGCAGCATCAGTCTTATGACTGGTGAGAGTGAAGCATATATAACATTACCCCAGGAAGAAAtgtttgtatattatttatacattgtATTGCACATCACTTTCCACAACACCAGCATTCATGTATTTAGGTTTCCTGAAATTTTGCTATTTAAGATTCCATACTGTCTGTAGAATTTCAACAGGCTTGAATATTGTGCAGTGTCATTACGTTTGTCcatgtgtgtattggtgtgaaTCAGACGTGTTGCTGCCCTCTGGTGGTAGCTGTAGGTACCACCTCATCAAAGATACTTTGGAAATCTTGTCTAGTCATGTTAACACCCTGGACTGTCCCCACAGCACCCTCAGATTCAGAAGAAGTCTCAGTACATCAAGTATCTGTGCTGCGATGATGTCAGAACCCTGCACCAATGGGTCAACGGGATCCGCATTGCCAAGGTAACCAAATTGCCGCTAAGCTCGTGTAGCTTAGACCTGTCATGTCATGTCTTTCAACATATAGCCAGCTCGATGTTGATAGCTGCTGAGGACTGTAACCAAGTTTAGTCATACTAATGTATAAGATACTTCATAagaggtgtgtgcgtgtgtttctgCAGTATGGGAAGCAGCTGTACCTGAACTATCAGGAGGCTATGAAACGCACTGAGGCCGCTTACGACTGGTCTTCTCTATCCAGCTCTAGCATCAAGTCTGGCACCAGCTCAGTCAGCAACCCTGGTGCGTCACGTACAAACATCACTCACTGCGACTGATTCGAATCCGTGTTCATTCACAGAATTCATAGGAAGGTGACATTAGTCAATATGTCATACTTCATGACTACACTAGCGGCCGAAGCTCTGTTGATTGAAGGATTGCTTCAGAAAAGACAAAAGTGTAAAAATCCTAACTGTGCTAACACATCTTAAGCAGGTAGTACTGATGCTAGAAAGGTTGCCAATGTTGCAGTGACCTTAACAATACCGTCAAACAGTGTTAAGCCCGAGAACTTAAACTTGTTTTTGACTTGTAAATCCATAGACCTTCCTGGAAGCTCCAACTTGACTGTGTATGATGTGACATTATATACAACTTTCACTGTTAAACCTGATCTAATTGTACCTGATCTGTACATGCTATCACATATTCTCTATCAGGTGATCAAATATGTATTTAGCTAGCAAATAGCCCTCATAGTGGGGATTGTATCATATTAGCATTGAACATGAATAGCTCTTGGCGGAATGTAACGAGTGCTTCATTATTACCCTAATACCAACTACTTCTACTTGGATGGAGATTTgtgaactgcacacacacagaattctTTATGTATAGCTTATGAGACATTTTCTTCGCAATTTATAGCTTTGGTTTCAGTAAAATCAAGTACAGTCTGTGTGCAAGTTGCTGGATCATGATGGTTCTTGATCTTGGTGTGTCCTTATAGAGTCACAATCCAACCACTCCAGTCAGACGGACAGCGGGGTGTCAGATGGCACCTCGTCCACACATGCGCGCTCACAGAGTGTCGTCAGCTCCATCTTCTCCGAGGCCTGGAAGAGAGGCACACAGATGGAGGAGAGTACCAGAGTGAGTTTCTGAATGCCTGATCTAAAAGCAGTTTTGTGTACTGTGTTCTAACTGCACTTAACACCTCTTGGCTTCACTGCAAGTTTGCCTTTTCTATGTACCCTAAGACCAGTTTTACCTTTAGGCAGTAAACATTCATTACTTCATTTCTCAAAAGCATATCTGTGTATTGGTACCTCATAGCGTGCATTAGAATACCATGTTTTTGTGTACTTGTTGCTTACACTGAGCTCGAGAATTTTTATAATATTTGGTAAAGTTGGCTTAAATAATGCTATGGAAAAATGTCTGTGTGGGTAATTTGCTTAGTCTCACactgaaagagggaaaaaaactaaCTTTTAGTTGATGTAAATTTAGTCTAAGCGTTTATTTAATAACACTGGATCTGACAATATGACCAGTGGCTCCAACTTCATTCTTATCTTTCACATGGAGACAGACTCTGTTAAATAAATTGTCGTGGTGTGTATTTCGTTAAATGttctatttgtatattttttttcctctcagacGAGACCAGAGTCAACGCGTTCAAGCCATTCTATCCACAGTGTCCATAGTGGCCACTCCAGCCATGCACACTATAACACTCTTCATTTGGCGCAGCAGCAGCATACAGCTGCCTCAGTGCATTTGCAGCAGTATGTGCAGCCTCAGTCAAATTCAGTGCCACACCCACATGCACAGTCAGCCTTGCAACCTCGTAGTAGCATTACTCAAACCTCCATTCAAGCTCCTCCCATGCCATCTCCAGCTCCTCCCCATCCTGCTCCAACTCCACCCAAGCTCTCTCAAGTTCTACCCCAATCCTCTCCAGTTCTGCCCCAGCCCTCTCCAGCTCCACCCAAGCTTTCTCCAGTTCTACTCCAGTCCTCTCCAGTTCTGCCCCTGCCCTCTCCAGTCCTGGCCCAATCCTCTCCAGCTCCACCCCCACCGCCACCACCTCCTCCGCCACCCCCTCCTCCTGTCTGCTTCCATCACTACTCAGGCCCACATATATTTGCCAAATACAGCACCATCAACCGCCTGAAGAATGCCTCTCAGGCTGCTAAGCCACACCCCCAAGCACAGCAGGTGCTTCCAGTACCATCCCCTCAGCCTTTGAAGCCCCACATCAACAATATTCCACCAGGAGCAAAtgccccacccccaccaccacctcctccaccagcACCTATGCCTGCTCCAGGTTCAGCAATGGCTGTCCTAAAACTTGGCCCTCCAAGCCCAGCCACTGTGCCTCAGTTCATGCCACCACCCCCACCTTCTCCACCACTgccatctccacctccaccaccaacCCAGTCCCACCCtcttcctccacctccacctccagcaGCTATCCAATCCCACTCTTTTCCCCCACCTCCAGCACCTGTCCAATCCCACTCTTTTcccccacctccacctccagcaACTATCCAATCCCACCTTTTTCCCCCACCTCCAGAACCTATCCAGTGCCAAGCTttacccccaccaccacctccagCACCTGTTCAATCCCACCCCCTTGCTCCACCTCCACTACCTATCCAGTCCCAGCCTtttcctccacctccacctatCCAGTCTCAAACTCTTCCATCTCCACCACCATCCCCCTTCCAATCTGATGCTTTTCCCCCTCCGCCACCTCCACTGCAAACCAACAGCCTGCCTCCTCCACCCCCGGCGCAACCAGCCCCACCTCCATTAACTTCCAATGGCCTCAAACACATTCTAGCCCAGAAGTTCCCCAGCATACCCAGGGATGTATCCCCTTCAGGCAGTCAAACTCAGTCGCCACCAccccctccacctcctccaccgcCACCACCCCCCACTCCTCCTGCCCCTCCTCTCCCACCTCAGCAGCTTCCTTCTCTAGCACCGCCTCCACCtccccctcctccacctcccCCACCACCTGCCCCAGGGCCACCTCGAACGTTGCCCAAAATCTTCCCTGGAGCATTTCCACGTCAAACTGCACCGAAACCATCAGGCGTCGCCATGCAAGTATCTCCAGTTGCGCCTCTTTTTTCAggtcctcctccacctcctccacctccaccaccacctccacccccTCCTGCACCAGTGAAATCTCATCCACCACCTACATTAcccaagcagcagagcatcacCAAGACGATGCCCCCTTTGAACCAGACCTCTACTACATCATCTTTGGTCAAACAGCTTGCCAGCCAGTTTCCAGGTGCCGTTCCCTTAGTGGCCAACCATGTAGAAGCTCACAAACCTCCACTATCAGCACCTGCAGTTAAGACTAAACCAAAATGGCAACCTGGTGGACAAGTTCAGCAGCAACAGCGGTCACCTGAgtttccaccaccacctccagaTAATACACTCTCTTTCCCAGCACCACCACCCCCAtgtccacctcctccacctcccccaggtccagcaccaccacctccacctccactgcCCCCTTCACATCTTAGTTCTCCAATGAAGGCCCCCTCTGGATCTTATGGCGGAAACAAGAAGCCTCCCCCAACCCCTCTACGCAACTCTAGTGTCAAGTTCAACTCTTCAGCCGAATACCAGGAGTCCCGCCAAAATCTAGTGAGCAAGTTCAACCCCAGCACAGCTTCTACTGCTCCCGTGTCTTCTGGTTCTCCTTCGAAGGATTATTTTACTGGACCACCTGCACCACCTAAACCTGGCAAACTGAACCTGGCCAATCTACCACTGGCTTTGCAGAACAGAGTGGGTCAAAACCAGCAGCCCAGCACACATTTTCCCGC
Coding sequences:
- the raph1b gene encoding ras-associated and pleckstrin homology domains-containing protein 1b isoform X1, whose translation is MEQVSDDELDHAAEEDSDKEDQDLDKMFGAWLGELDKLTQSLDDGRHPGKVQKAPLREETNLANFSYRFSMYNINEAINQGEPVDLDALMADLCSIEQELSTIGKPSSSSSSSSSSFSSSSSSSGRPTDAKSRQRAAQGRSASARHAGGSSGGSACSSSHASPAGTVRVGGSQSRPMASNFSLEDITAQLEQASRSMDEAARQTSESSVSNSQLRRAGSVGGASDQEARSVSRSSRSSVNSVSASSMDSLDTRGQDGEAQNQTSTEHASLRRVNGNAARRHLDFTSREGEVDQCTHSYLDRETSLILKSIAGKPSHLLTKEEQAAKAKAEKIRVALEKIKEAQVKKLVIRVHMSDESSKTMMVDERQSVRQVLDSLLDKSHCGYSPDWALVETITELQMERIFEDHENLVENLLNWTRDSQNKLMFIERIEKYALFKNPQNYLLGKKETSEMADRNKEALLEECFCGGSVSVPEIEGVLWLKDDGKKSWKKRYFLLRASGIYFVPKGKAKASKDLVCFLQLDHVNVYYGQDYRSKYKAPTDYCLALKHPQIQKKSQYIKYLCCDDVRTLHQWVNGIRIAKYGKQLYLNYQEAMKRTEAAYDWSSLSSSSIKSGTSSVSNPESQSNHSSQTDSGVSDGTSSTHARSQSVVSSIFSEAWKRGTQMEESTRTRPESTRSSHSIHSVHSGHSSHAHYNTLHLAQQQHTAASVHLQQYVQPQSNSVPHPHAQSALQPRSSITQTSIQAPPMPSPAPPHPAPTPPKLSQVLPQSSPVLPQPSPAPPKLSPVLLQSSPVLPLPSPVLAQSSPAPPPPPPPPPPPPPPVCFHHYSGPHIFAKYSTINRLKNASQAAKPHPQAQQVLPVPSPQPLKPHINNIPPGANAPPPPPPPPPAPMPAPGSAMAVLKLGPPSPATVPQFMPPPPPSPPLPSPPPPPTQSHPLPPPPPPAAIQSHSFPPPPAPVQSHSFPPPPPPATIQSHLFPPPPEPIQCQALPPPPPPAPVQSHPLAPPPLPIQSQPFPPPPPIQSQTLPSPPPSPFQSDAFPPPPPPLQTNSLPPPPPAQPAPPPLTSNGLKHILAQKFPSIPRDVSPSGSQTQSPPPPPPPPPPPPPTPPAPPLPPQQLPSLAPPPPPPPPPPPPPAPGPPRTLPKIFPGAFPRQTAPKPSGVAMQVSPVAPLFSGPPPPPPPPPPPPPPPAPVKSHPPPTLPKQQSITKTMPPLNQTSTTSSLVKQLASQFPGAVPLVANHVEAHKPPLSAPAVKTKPKWQPGGQVQQQQRSPEFPPPPPDNTLSFPAPPPPCPPPPPPPGPAPPPPPPLPPSHLSSPMKAPSGSYGGNKKPPPTPLRNSSVKFNSSAEYQESRQNLVSKFNPSTASTAPVSSGSPSKDYFTGPPAPPKPGKLNLANLPLALQNRVGQNQQPSTHFPAHAPTENNSFPPPPPPPPPPPPPHISDLPPPPPLPGTPKVAVVNPQPQPTWSKNSLKKTAPPTSLRRNNTNPEPPSVSPPLQGGPAPSTSTKGSTQPNFLEDLNRTLRRKSLRNSAAKLDPVATMDDMVLPPPPPELLDQQRHSGSGYISSNISGYATIRRGPPPAPPKRDNGTKLTN
- the raph1b gene encoding ras-associated and pleckstrin homology domains-containing protein 1b isoform X2 translates to MEQVSDDELDHAAEEDSDKEDQDLDKMFGAWLGELDKLTQSLDDGRHPGKVQKAPLREETNLANFSYRFSMYNINEAINQGEPVDLDALMADLCSIEQELSTIGKPSSSSSSSSSSFSSSSSSSGRPTDAKSRQRAAQGRSASARHAGGSSGGSACSSSHASPAGTVRVGGSQSRPMASNFSLEDITAQLEQASRSMDEAARQTSESSVSNSQLRRAGSVGGASDQEARSVSRSSRSSVNSVSASSMDSLDTRGQDGEAQNQTSTEHSYLDRETSLILKSIAGKPSHLLTKEEQAAKAKAEKIRVALEKIKEAQVKKLVIRVHMSDESSKTMMVDERQSVRQVLDSLLDKSHCGYSPDWALVETITELQMERIFEDHENLVENLLNWTRDSQNKLMFIERIEKYALFKNPQNYLLGKKETSEMADRNKEALLEECFCGGSVSVPEIEGVLWLKDDGKKSWKKRYFLLRASGIYFVPKGKAKASKDLVCFLQLDHVNVYYGQDYRSKYKAPTDYCLALKHPQIQKKSQYIKYLCCDDVRTLHQWVNGIRIAKYGKQLYLNYQEAMKRTEAAYDWSSLSSSSIKSGTSSVSNPESQSNHSSQTDSGVSDGTSSTHARSQSVVSSIFSEAWKRGTQMEESTRTRPESTRSSHSIHSVHSGHSSHAHYNTLHLAQQQHTAASVHLQQYVQPQSNSVPHPHAQSALQPRSSITQTSIQAPPMPSPAPPHPAPTPPKLSQVLPQSSPVLPQPSPAPPKLSPVLLQSSPVLPLPSPVLAQSSPAPPPPPPPPPPPPPPVCFHHYSGPHIFAKYSTINRLKNASQAAKPHPQAQQVLPVPSPQPLKPHINNIPPGANAPPPPPPPPPAPMPAPGSAMAVLKLGPPSPATVPQFMPPPPPSPPLPSPPPPPTQSHPLPPPPPPAAIQSHSFPPPPAPVQSHSFPPPPPPATIQSHLFPPPPEPIQCQALPPPPPPAPVQSHPLAPPPLPIQSQPFPPPPPIQSQTLPSPPPSPFQSDAFPPPPPPLQTNSLPPPPPAQPAPPPLTSNGLKHILAQKFPSIPRDVSPSGSQTQSPPPPPPPPPPPPPTPPAPPLPPQQLPSLAPPPPPPPPPPPPPAPGPPRTLPKIFPGAFPRQTAPKPSGVAMQVSPVAPLFSGPPPPPPPPPPPPPPPAPVKSHPPPTLPKQQSITKTMPPLNQTSTTSSLVKQLASQFPGAVPLVANHVEAHKPPLSAPAVKTKPKWQPGGQVQQQQRSPEFPPPPPDNTLSFPAPPPPCPPPPPPPGPAPPPPPPLPPSHLSSPMKAPSGSYGGNKKPPPTPLRNSSVKFNSSAEYQESRQNLVSKFNPSTASTAPVSSGSPSKDYFTGPPAPPKPGKLNLANLPLALQNRVGQNQQPSTHFPAHAPTENNSFPPPPPPPPPPPPPHISDLPPPPPLPGTPKVAVVNPQPQPTWSKNSLKKTAPPTSLRRNNTNPEPPSVSPPLQGGPAPSTSTKGSTQPNFLEDLNRTLRRKSLRNSAAKLDPVATMDDMVLPPPPPELLDQQRHSGSGYISSNISGYATIRRGPPPAPPKRDNGTKLTN
- the raph1b gene encoding ras-associated and pleckstrin homology domains-containing protein 1b isoform X3, whose amino-acid sequence is MEQVSDDELDHAAEEDSDKEDQDLDKMFGAWLGELDKLTQSLDDGRHPGKVQKAPLREETNLANFSYRFSMYNINEAINQGEPVDLDALMADLCSIEQELSTIGKPSSSSSSSSSSFSSSSSSSGRPTDAKSRQRAAQGRSASARHAGGSSGGSACSSSHASPAGTVRVGGSQSRPMASNFSLEDITAQLEQASRSMDEAARQTSESSVSNSQLRRAGSVGGASDQEARSVSRSSRSSVNSVSASSMDSLDTRGQDGEAQNQTSTEEEQAAKAKAEKIRVALEKIKEAQVKKLVIRVHMSDESSKTMMVDERQSVRQVLDSLLDKSHCGYSPDWALVETITELQMERIFEDHENLVENLLNWTRDSQNKLMFIERIEKYALFKNPQNYLLGKKETSEMADRNKEALLEECFCGGSVSVPEIEGVLWLKDDGKKSWKKRYFLLRASGIYFVPKGKAKASKDLVCFLQLDHVNVYYGQDYRSKYKAPTDYCLALKHPQIQKKSQYIKYLCCDDVRTLHQWVNGIRIAKYGKQLYLNYQEAMKRTEAAYDWSSLSSSSIKSGTSSVSNPESQSNHSSQTDSGVSDGTSSTHARSQSVVSSIFSEAWKRGTQMEESTRTRPESTRSSHSIHSVHSGHSSHAHYNTLHLAQQQHTAASVHLQQYVQPQSNSVPHPHAQSALQPRSSITQTSIQAPPMPSPAPPHPAPTPPKLSQVLPQSSPVLPQPSPAPPKLSPVLLQSSPVLPLPSPVLAQSSPAPPPPPPPPPPPPPPVCFHHYSGPHIFAKYSTINRLKNASQAAKPHPQAQQVLPVPSPQPLKPHINNIPPGANAPPPPPPPPPAPMPAPGSAMAVLKLGPPSPATVPQFMPPPPPSPPLPSPPPPPTQSHPLPPPPPPAAIQSHSFPPPPAPVQSHSFPPPPPPATIQSHLFPPPPEPIQCQALPPPPPPAPVQSHPLAPPPLPIQSQPFPPPPPIQSQTLPSPPPSPFQSDAFPPPPPPLQTNSLPPPPPAQPAPPPLTSNGLKHILAQKFPSIPRDVSPSGSQTQSPPPPPPPPPPPPPTPPAPPLPPQQLPSLAPPPPPPPPPPPPPAPGPPRTLPKIFPGAFPRQTAPKPSGVAMQVSPVAPLFSGPPPPPPPPPPPPPPPAPVKSHPPPTLPKQQSITKTMPPLNQTSTTSSLVKQLASQFPGAVPLVANHVEAHKPPLSAPAVKTKPKWQPGGQVQQQQRSPEFPPPPPDNTLSFPAPPPPCPPPPPPPGPAPPPPPPLPPSHLSSPMKAPSGSYGGNKKPPPTPLRNSSVKFNSSAEYQESRQNLVSKFNPSTASTAPVSSGSPSKDYFTGPPAPPKPGKLNLANLPLALQNRVGQNQQPSTHFPAHAPTENNSFPPPPPPPPPPPPPHISDLPPPPPLPGTPKVAVVNPQPQPTWSKNSLKKTAPPTSLRRNNTNPEPPSVSPPLQGGPAPSTSTKGSTQPNFLEDLNRTLRRKSLRNSAAKLDPVATMDDMVLPPPPPELLDQQRHSGSGYISSNISGYATIRRGPPPAPPKRDNGTKLTN
- the raph1b gene encoding ras-associated and pleckstrin homology domains-containing protein 1b isoform X5, which produces MDMMTACWRGQEEQAAKAKAEKIRVALEKIKEAQVKKLVIRVHMSDESSKTMMVDERQSVRQVLDSLLDKSHCGYSPDWALVETITELQMERIFEDHENLVENLLNWTRDSQNKLMFIERIEKYALFKNPQNYLLGKKETSEMADRNKEALLEECFCGGSVSVPEIEGVLWLKDDGKKSWKKRYFLLRASGIYFVPKGKAKASKDLVCFLQLDHVNVYYGQDYRSKYKAPTDYCLALKHPQIQKKSQYIKYLCCDDVRTLHQWVNGIRIAKYGKQLYLNYQEAMKRTEAAYDWSSLSSSSIKSGTSSVSNPESQSNHSSQTDSGVSDGTSSTHARSQSVVSSIFSEAWKRGTQMEESTRTRPESTRSSHSIHSVHSGHSSHAHYNTLHLAQQQHTAASVHLQQYVQPQSNSVPHPHAQSALQPRSSITQTSIQAPPMPSPAPPHPAPTPPKLSQVLPQSSPVLPQPSPAPPKLSPVLLQSSPVLPLPSPVLAQSSPAPPPPPPPPPPPPPPVCFHHYSGPHIFAKYSTINRLKNASQAAKPHPQAQQVLPVPSPQPLKPHINNIPPGANAPPPPPPPPPAPMPAPGSAMAVLKLGPPSPATVPQFMPPPPPSPPLPSPPPPPTQSHPLPPPPPPAAIQSHSFPPPPAPVQSHSFPPPPPPATIQSHLFPPPPEPIQCQALPPPPPPAPVQSHPLAPPPLPIQSQPFPPPPPIQSQTLPSPPPSPFQSDAFPPPPPPLQTNSLPPPPPAQPAPPPLTSNGLKHILAQKFPSIPRDVSPSGSQTQSPPPPPPPPPPPPPTPPAPPLPPQQLPSLAPPPPPPPPPPPPPAPGPPRTLPKIFPGAFPRQTAPKPSGVAMQVSPVAPLFSGPPPPPPPPPPPPPPPAPVKSHPPPTLPKQQSITKTMPPLNQTSTTSSLVKQLASQFPGAVPLVANHVEAHKPPLSAPAVKTKPKWQPGGQVQQQQRSPEFPPPPPDNTLSFPAPPPPCPPPPPPPGPAPPPPPPLPPSHLSSPMKAPSGSYGGNKKPPPTPLRNSSVKFNSSAEYQESRQNLVSKFNPSTASTAPVSSGSPSKDYFTGPPAPPKPGKLNLANLPLALQNRVGQNQQPSTHFPAHAPTENNSFPPPPPPPPPPPPPHISDLPPPPPLPGTPKVAVVNPQPQPTWSKNSLKKTAPPTSLRRNNTNPEPPSVSPPLQGGPAPSTSTKGSTQPNFLEDLNRTLRRKSLRNSAAKLDPVATMDDMVLPPPPPELLDQQRHSGSGYISSNISGYATIRRGPPPAPPKRDNGTKLTN
- the raph1b gene encoding ras-associated and pleckstrin homology domains-containing protein 1b isoform X4; translation: MDMMTACWRGQVGLILRGRERTRTPPVDFQKDYYSMHNAPAGVKEEQAAKAKAEKIRVALEKIKEAQVKKLVIRVHMSDESSKTMMVDERQSVRQVLDSLLDKSHCGYSPDWALVETITELQMERIFEDHENLVENLLNWTRDSQNKLMFIERIEKYALFKNPQNYLLGKKETSEMADRNKEALLEECFCGGSVSVPEIEGVLWLKDDGKKSWKKRYFLLRASGIYFVPKGKAKASKDLVCFLQLDHVNVYYGQDYRSKYKAPTDYCLALKHPQIQKKSQYIKYLCCDDVRTLHQWVNGIRIAKYGKQLYLNYQEAMKRTEAAYDWSSLSSSSIKSGTSSVSNPESQSNHSSQTDSGVSDGTSSTHARSQSVVSSIFSEAWKRGTQMEESTRTRPESTRSSHSIHSVHSGHSSHAHYNTLHLAQQQHTAASVHLQQYVQPQSNSVPHPHAQSALQPRSSITQTSIQAPPMPSPAPPHPAPTPPKLSQVLPQSSPVLPQPSPAPPKLSPVLLQSSPVLPLPSPVLAQSSPAPPPPPPPPPPPPPPVCFHHYSGPHIFAKYSTINRLKNASQAAKPHPQAQQVLPVPSPQPLKPHINNIPPGANAPPPPPPPPPAPMPAPGSAMAVLKLGPPSPATVPQFMPPPPPSPPLPSPPPPPTQSHPLPPPPPPAAIQSHSFPPPPAPVQSHSFPPPPPPATIQSHLFPPPPEPIQCQALPPPPPPAPVQSHPLAPPPLPIQSQPFPPPPPIQSQTLPSPPPSPFQSDAFPPPPPPLQTNSLPPPPPAQPAPPPLTSNGLKHILAQKFPSIPRDVSPSGSQTQSPPPPPPPPPPPPPTPPAPPLPPQQLPSLAPPPPPPPPPPPPPAPGPPRTLPKIFPGAFPRQTAPKPSGVAMQVSPVAPLFSGPPPPPPPPPPPPPPPAPVKSHPPPTLPKQQSITKTMPPLNQTSTTSSLVKQLASQFPGAVPLVANHVEAHKPPLSAPAVKTKPKWQPGGQVQQQQRSPEFPPPPPDNTLSFPAPPPPCPPPPPPPGPAPPPPPPLPPSHLSSPMKAPSGSYGGNKKPPPTPLRNSSVKFNSSAEYQESRQNLVSKFNPSTASTAPVSSGSPSKDYFTGPPAPPKPGKLNLANLPLALQNRVGQNQQPSTHFPAHAPTENNSFPPPPPPPPPPPPPHISDLPPPPPLPGTPKVAVVNPQPQPTWSKNSLKKTAPPTSLRRNNTNPEPPSVSPPLQGGPAPSTSTKGSTQPNFLEDLNRTLRRKSLRNSAAKLDPVATMDDMVLPPPPPELLDQQRHSGSGYISSNISGYATIRRGPPPAPPKRDNGTKLTN